The Setaria italica strain Yugu1 chromosome VIII, Setaria_italica_v2.0, whole genome shotgun sequence genome includes the window CTTCTCTTAATTGTTTAGGGAAACTTCTCGTAACTTGAGTTGTTTTCTCTCTTAGTGATTTCTTCTGCTGTCAACAAACACGCATTCTGGtatttaatgtttttttttcctctgcaGGTTGAGCAGCCATACATAGTGCACCAACCATCTGTACATACTCTTATGCGCAGGCAAACCTGCATTGATGGAGAACTTGAGGACCTTTTGAGTTAGCTGTCTCTTCTAGTTTCTtgtcttagggcctgtttggctctggggtgttaaaatttaacacccgtcacatcggatgtttagatgctaattaggagtattaaacataggctaattacaaaactaattacacagatggagtgtaattcgtgagacgaatctattaagcctaattagttcataatttgacaatgtggtgctacagtaaccatttgctaatgatggattaattaggcttaatagattcatctcgcaaattaacacagggttctgcaattagttttataattagctcatatttagttttcttaattagcatccgaacatccgatgtgacactgttaaagtttagcaccttctatccaaacacccccttatatTGTGATGATAGGGTTGACTGGTGCTAGCTCATCATAAGGTATCACTACGGCAAACagtagctttgccgagtgcctacggCACttaggcactcggcgaagctctaaaaacactcggcaaaggctttgccgagtgtaacacttgaCGAATTTTCTATATTCATCACGATTTCTGCATCAATATTCTAGGAGCTCGaatcgaactctggcccatgaacctcccttgccattgctgtgtactcggtgacgcggctgtggatgctgggatggctgtacgtctcgggcgggtcctctgggttgaagtcgatgtcgaccgtcgccttgccctttttggacataacccatgccttgaaccgggagcaatCCTGGACACCATCTGACAAAGTatgattagaaattatgcagaattgagcgttagaataaagaaatgaattcgcGTACCCATTTTTTCCTGTATTCAttaaggctcaggctgccttgatggtgtgatgcaccGGGCATCAGCAAACGCTGCtcccggcaagcaaggtggtgctccaaccacccgggctgcaaccacacgtccaccattgtTTCCCAGCACTGGGTATGTGCTCGGAACCACCAcagaggcacctacatcatcaagtgtgtgacatataaaaaaagaaattaagcgtaattaatctcagaAAAAGTAAGTATCAACGTTCTATATTTACCGTCATGAGTtgttccttggtcaggttcattgtcgttgcctcttcttttttgaccttcATCCTTCTGTATTGAGCgtagaagtcgatgatggcctggacgCGCTCCTtgtagtgcatgtccttcacgagcttcttggtgGCTTGTTCAGAGACGGAGGCCGCCCTGGCCTCGAATCCCTCGTGACATCTGTAGagtcctgcatatagacgcgaTGTATACAATTATTATTTAAAGAATGCCCAGTGAAGGTGATGTATTAAGCAATGTAGTGCGAggaatacttacccacagctcaaccttcacccgctccgccttgttgGAGAATCTCTTGTTCTCATGACCAGCgacatcggcggcggcgacgtagtggtcccacatGTAGGCCGGCTCCTGCTGTCTAGCgaacaccaccaagccagggaagtgtagcctgcacaaaaggccaaagATGtcgttgaccttgcggttgtgagcatccccactgagcttaattcaactcctgcacaagtgattaatataaattattagtttctattgtaattttcaacatatcaaaattATTGAGAATATCTAAAGTaacttactttgccccagtGGGTTCAATCAGCGGGCGTCTATGAAGAGGTATCagtcgcctcgggagggacgagggacctcgcaaccagatcttggactgggaatcctctgcctcctccccctcctcccctctctcttgctcctgctcctgctcctcctgtacctccttctcgtcactagaggcgtgcgcggaaggtacctcctcctcctcagatgacgggggggggggggggggggcaggcgacgggggcctcacccctttacccttcCCTTAACCCCTTCCTCAACCCTTGCCTCCACCCTGGACCTCTACCTCCTCCATTTCCTCGACCAGTGGCTCACCCCTGCCTCGAGGCCTCCCTCGACCCCTCCATGAAGCTGACCCTGAACCTGACCCTGAAGCTCCAGCTTTGAATTTTTCGTAAAGCGTCGCGATCTTTCTCGTACtgcccaccattgttcaatcacctgtaattaaaaagagtaaaccaatcagcacAGATAAACAACACATACTtagaaagatatgcaaaataaactgaacatggtatgacaaataataaataaattagtatggcttatacatgtattagaaataactgtcatgatcgggattagctggattataagtctcatcatcactatcacgcgtgttgATATAATCAtgcccgtgctccgaaggaggaatgtcgtcatcactgtccTCTCCTAACTGTAAttgctgaagtaattctaagtccttcataTCCTGAACCTCATCTCCAGCGTCCTCGTcagcaaccctttcattgtctcCTTCTAATCCGATCACTTCGGTTAAGTCTAtctcaaaactcccttcgagcccatcttcttggaagaACTCTtcgtcatatgtgttggggtctatgttctaatcttcattgtttggtataggtagtttaccgtgtggcgataccttgtacacaacatcccaacccttaagacggtcgtcggtttggcacgggtatgcaGATAATAAACTtgtgtggcctgttgagccacaatatagacatcgtctcctggtaacatGGATGATTACTGAATTTtgactagcccaagattaggggcccACCTCACGattgatggatcaaaccaatggcatttgaatatgactagattaagaggtttgcaaccatgaaaagttagtttgTATATTTATTCAATTCTTCCGTATTACTCGACCCCATCAAAGCCTGGCGTAAAagctccggtatttgtggttcttcgattgggccaaCTCAGCTtgtggcttgttgtgtgaaagcgatatccattgaCGTCATAACCAGTAAACGATCTGACCCTATAGGCATAGCCATCAGCAACccgtctcaactcgacattcataaacGCATCGGTttggccctgcaagttcaagtagggtggttcgttatattattcgcatgtacgAGCAACTTGTAATATCAAACTAAGTACGAGCTAAATTGGACTGTACCTTCTATTTGAAcgaagaaatgaaatcgggcattccatttcccgcaccctctgtgagaagagtctcagctttgTGCGGGGTAGGTTCTCTTGATTTATGCCAGAATTGATGatgaaattccctgtaccaacaAGAAACATGCGAGTTGGACACAGAATAGTGACTACTTgagaacaagtttgttgagagcgtctaactgagcacgaactgcggctAAGGTCATCATCTGCGGTGCGGGGGTCGTTAACTATGACATCTTTCGTAAAGTTTTTGAtgtctcgtctgaatggatggtgaggagggaggaattgttgaTGTTTGCTGAACAAAGAATACTCGCCACCCTttgtcaaccaaatgaacttcaaagaagccttgcatactaggCATGAGAACTTTCCTTGAACCCACCAGCGGCAAAAAATATCATATGCCgacaagtcatgcagggagtactggtaccaaacatgcatcttgaagtttgtctttgtagctcggtcgtatgtccatacccctacCTCCCAatcacggaccaaatcatcaatcgaaggctccatgtacacactcatattattctccgggtgttctggaattatcaatgACAAAAATATGTTGTGTCATTGAAAGAGGATGCCAGGGGcgagattgagggggataacgaacatggGCGAACAAGTGTACGGGGCAGCcaccattccataaggattgaacccatctgttgccagcGCAACATGTACATTACGGGCCTCTAAAGCTTTCTCacgataaatcgcatcaaacctTGTCTAGGAttcaccatcggatgggtgtaccaacTTCTCAGGATTGTATCGACATCCGTTTTGGTGCCATATCAtgtgtttcgcggattcttcagtcatgtaaAGCTATTGGATCCTCGGTACGAAAGGAAGGTACCGTAAGATCTTCACAGGGATTGCGAGTTGCttcttctgaccatcaccagagtctacctccaaaAACCTAGACGATTCACACTTCACATAGTACTTTGCCTTTGCAttctctttcctaaataagatgcatccctttgggcaagcatgtatctgctcgtatggcatcttaagtgcacaaAGGAGTTTCtatgcctcatacatgctctttggcaagatgaaACCCTACGGgagctgttgggatacgagataggctacgctagtgtaaaataaatttttttctaccatgtaaaccaggaaaactgccgtatatggctcacgggattaccactcgacgcactggtgcggaagatgtagaatcaagttgggggcagcgaagtcgatcagcatagtcgaacacgtagtcgatcacgtcgacgtcgagcagctcctcagcagctcgtccacgtacagcaagatctttctcgtgccgcggctcgtcgtcggctcgtccaagtgttactagtgcaacacctccaaggtatccacacgtgcagggagggagcgtcgcaagctggactcatcatcatattcctcacCTCTCCCACgatcggcttcaccatggtagatccacctggtataGTTTGACATAAATCCATTcttaacaagatgtttacccatgtcCAGCTTCGTTTGCCGacacatgtttccacatttgctacacggacaccatgtggatctagctcctttgacccttgcaaatgcccgttccaagaaagcatcggtcttgttaatccattcattggtcaacgaattctgactagagcgggccgtgtacatccactcacggtcatccatcctctagcatatgagcgagtaatataaaaaatcacgttgcatctacacattcctatattgtctattaggtgaagataggtcctaatcccacccgaggatgtataggtgggtttagtttctATGGTCTATTCCGACCCAAGatagaatttcggcagcacctccccgctgttctccaaatacacgtcctgtaagggagattgtgtatccggagaataccagggaggtgctgccaaaattcTATCTCGGATTGAagtagaccatggaaactaaacccgcctacacatcctcgggctattcaaaaaacatggacaattcgaaacagatacggttatagatatgcaaagatctgcatatttccaactgtatctctttcgaacgggagacgcctaactaggttacgtgatatacgaacatcatacagaaagagaggtgtaggatgtCTCACCTTGATATTCTGCAAAGTAACGACTCGAGGACGctaacgtagcctctcctgcaaaaaaaaggaacataGCAGTGTCAAGTCAAAATCTGTGATTATAGGTTTTGCATATTCATGATTATCTTGTGCATAATCTAAAGATCTATTGGTGGcattaatttgaaaataaaatgtGTGATTTTATTGCAAGTGTTTCGTAGAATAGCATTATATTGACATGGATTTTAACTTAGATTGCCAAGTCAAAcatccttttctaatttctaaaaaaaagtccTACCACCTCTATCTTCTCTAAAAAAAGTCCTTTCTCGATCCTTTTCTAATTTTTAATttctattttctaacttgaacaaCAAAGATTGGAGAATTACCGAGAGGGATGAGGGGCGCCGGCCGAGAGAGGCGAGGGGgcatccggcggcggcagccgcgccgggggcgccggccgcggggcaccgggggcggcgggccgcCGGGGGCAGGGCACCGGCCACAGGGCAtctgccgggagcggcgggggcgtccaccgacggtggcggcagcggagaAGGCACAGGGCGGCGCCGGGGGGTGCACAGGGGTGCGCCGCGGCTAAGTGTTTCGGGCGCGTGAGGAGGCTGGCGGGGGCTTAAGTCAGGGGGTTTGCCGAGCGCCCGCGATCTGGTACTCGGTAAAATAaaggtttttttattttttttacaattttcaaaCGGTATCCACGCCTGACAGTGGGCCCTAGacattctttgccgagtgttggatctaatacactcggcaaagtgaggCTTCGCTGAGTGTCGTGcacaaacactcagcaaagtacACTTATATTTCATGTATACTCCTTCAATAACGTGTTTTACTAACTTTTTTCCGGTATACTTTGAAAAAaccttgtcaaattcactcaacaatgcaTATTTGAgttttctactaatattattccattatttcatgcagttatatctcaaattgaatttatatcaattaaaaatttataattgcagttaataaataaaaattatcaaaggGATCCGAagaattcccaaaatttgacatgaaccaatctatgttgtctattgcctatacaaaaagttttgaagtcaaaccccaattcaagtgtcacttgggCTCCAAATCTTAATGGATCCTTCTAACTTCTACGAATCTTCTCgagagatgcttcggtttgtaagcaTCATACGTCACaaattgtgcgaaaccttcttaattttttaccacaacctccacatatgatatcatgacatcttgataaatcttgtgattttcagacttcgtttgctttttttagaatttaaaaatcattcggaCACACGCTCGTGATCGTGTTTTCGGAAtaaaatgttcaattttttttttcatttcctggATCAGACCTCACTCCGGattcaataacatgaatatgatttttccactcattttattccattatttcaatcatttgcagttaaaatttgacttaaatcaacaaattcctctaaatataattaattcattaaatatagcaaacagaccaagaaatagaccaaattttaacatgcaGTACTAAATgtcgtatgtggggagtagaaaaagtgtggagggcagaggagaaaaaaaaagtttaagctttgccaagtgtctccaaaaatactcggcaaactagtACTTTGTCGAGTGTCGTGagaaaatactcggcaaaaacTATTACTTTTTCGAGTGtcgcaaaaaaacactcggcaaattagtactttgccgagtgttgataacggacactcggtaaagttcTAACGGCTGGCACACCCCCTGACGGACGGCGCACGTGCCAGTCATGTGCTGGATTGTTACCGAGTGtcaaatctttgccgagtgtcatctATTTTTTTGTCGAGTATTTTCtctgtgacactcggcaactagGATGTATGCTGAGTGTATTATATATGCCGAGTGTATACGGTGAGACACTTGGCAAACGGCTCGTTTGTCGAGTGCCcgacataaaacactcggcaaagatttaaCACTCAGCATatctactgtttccggtagtagTGTATCCTAAGTCGGTCGTCCACTATGCTTTCTGATGGTATTGTCGCGGTGCTGTACTGCTGTGTACATTGTCGTGCTTCTGTAATATAATGGTTAGGCGCAGCGGTGTATGCATCTGCATTTTATTTGGTAATGTTTCTTGTTTGGCTTGCACATAAAAAATTTTAATTGATAAAGAAATTCTCAAATCAGTGTTTGGCCTGTGATTTGTGATAGCTATCTATGTGCAGGTTGTCTTAGTATCTGACCTGGCACGGCATGATTggtgaaaactgaaaaaaaaacccTACTTGATGTTTCATACACCTCAATCTCTCTTGACATACCCCAATTTCGAGGATAGAAACTGCCCATGAGCTGCTTGGAATTTGAAAGACGGACTAGACAACCAAACAAAAGCAATTCTTAGCTTCATTTCCTATTACTGTGATAATACATCGGAAATTAATTACAAATTTATTGATGAGAATGTTGCTGTTCTCCAAGTGAGCTCAGTTCTCTATTACGGTACCCTCTTTAGAAGATTCACAAGTGCCGAATGCATACAGGTCTTGCGATCACTGCCAGTGCTTCGAGTAAGAGAAGCACCCAGCTATTTGTCAGCAAGCCACTTCACTCGCATATCAGAAGCCTTTAAGCTGGCCACTCAGCCGGGCTAACGCTATCCATTTCTCCAACGCTGTGGCTGACGACACAAACACCGACTTGGAGGATCCAACATCAAACTTGTTCACTGCAACGAGAGGACACACGCATGGAACATTTCAGATTCATGCCGGCAGAAAAAGCATGGATCACAGGAAGATGAATGTTCAGGTATGTTTCAGAAATAGAAAGTTCAGATAAAGATCTAGTCCTACAGATCATAAGACTGCACATATACCTGATGTGAACAATGAGGCCAAGGAGGCGTTGAAGCTATCAACCGTGCTCCTCTCCTCTGGGCTCGAGCTGAACTGTTGCACAGAGAACTAAACAGGTCAAGAAAATGTACAAGTTGAGAAGGGAATGAAACAACTGTCTGCAGTGAAAGGGAAGCAATTCAGGATGGATGAGGAAAGACTAACCTTGGAGAAAGCTGCATTGATGTTCTGCACCCACTGGGCATCTGTGCTTGGACCCAGGACGCTGTTCGCGGCTGGGAGATCGTCCTTGTCAATGGCCTGCCCAACTTTGCTCAACTTGTAGATGAGGTCCTGCAAGTACCTTGTGGTTTGTAGTCAAACTACAGCATTACTTCTATTGCAAAGATTCGGAgattttatctctctttttcagggaaatttaaaaaaaaactgcatgaGAAGAAGTGCAGGTAAATTCACGGAAAATGTAAATTCACTAAGTTAGAAAAGGAGTACACGAGTCTAGGGAAGACCCAACCTGACTACAAGGATCACAcacccacccacacacaccAGACTGCTCCATTACAGACGCGCCACAAACTAAAGCAAGACCGACCAGACCTCCAGAGCTTATGCTCTCAGAGTCAGCGACCTGGCCAGGAGCTCCTGAAGCTTAGAAGCACATTAATAGTGTACTGAACTACTGatctgttggagttgttccaaattcactccaggaaaaAGGCCGACCGTCCCGACCCTTaacactcagggtcgggcgaggcggagaatgtgccgaccccgggactcggggtcaagcgaggcggagcgtcttccgacccctggactttggggtcgggcgagtcggagcatctcccgaccccaggactcggggtcgggcgagtcggagatcgaccatcaaggggtcaggcgcatccgaccccaggcttgaggtcggacgaggcggagtcccaggcgcacccgactccaggacgaaggactcaaggtcggacgaggaggagttccatcctcgcacgggaccaagagtccgtaccgctcaataccccctgtctggggtttcggtactatatataccgACACCTTTGCTAGGGTTTCATGCGACAGAAGAAACAGAAGAGAGAGATcatcagattctcttgtaagccgccataggcgtgtaatcccaaactcttgatatagtgagattgttgccggctggtgcccgtggtttttccctttcacattgaaggggttttccacgtaaatcgtgtgtctcctgtGCGGTTTGATTCTCTACTTCATATTTCATACGCCGTTCGTTCCtaacaagtggtaccagagctttggttgctgtttggatttcatgtcgtcgtcgatgaagtttgatctaccgctgctgaactacgacacgcggttctcgctatggcaagtcaagatgagGGGAATTCTGGCGCAAACTCACGATTATGATGAGGCGCTGGATAGCTTcgggaagaagacgaagaccgcgtggactccagaagagatccgcaaggatcagaaggctctcgccttaatacagttgcatcttcataatgatattttgcaggagtgtctgaaagaaaaaactgctgcagaactatggctgaaactggaatcaatctgtatgtccaaggacctaaccagtaagatgcagatgaagatgaagctgttcaccttgaagatgaaggaggaagatTCAGTGATGAGCCACATTGCTGAGTTCAAGAAGATCGTCGCCGATCTAGTATCAATGGAGGTGAAGTATGAAGATGAGGACTTAGGTCTTTTACTGTTATGTTCTTTGCCAACTTCGTATGCAAATTTTCGTGACACCATACTCTTGagccgtgatgaactaaccttaaaggaagtttatgaggctctccagtcaagggagaagatgagaggtatggtgcagaatgacaggacgtcgtcctccaggggcgatgctttgcttgtgagaggcagaactgataacagatcctccaacgatgatggaagaaaaaactatgaaaggagaggccgttcaaagtccaagccgcatggtaacaaaaaattctgtgtttattgcaagctaacaaatcacaatgttgaggattgcagaaaagtacagaataaggagaagaagaaaaataagtcggctggtaaggtctctgttgctgctgccgtgtctgatgaagaatctggagatagtctggtggtatttgccggttgtgttgctAGTCATGATGAATGGATTCTTGATTCCGCATGTTCATTCCATATTTGCATTAACAAAAATTGGTTTAGCTCTTATAAGTCTATGCCGAAAGGGGATGTTGTGCGGATGGGAGATAATAGCCCGTGTGATATTGTGGGGATTGGATCAgttcagatcaagactcatgATGGCATGACACGCACTCTGAAAAACGTCAGGTACATACCAGGGATGTCCAGAAATCTTATTTCATTGAGCACGCTTGATGCAAAAGGTTACAAATATTCCGGTTCGGATGGTGTTCTGAAGGTATCAAAAGGTAATCTCGTCTGCTTAAAGGGTGATCTCAATTCTGCAAAATTATATATCCTTAGAGGGTGTACTTTAACTGGTTCTGAttccgctgttgctgctgttactaATGAGGAACCTAGTAAAACTAACCTTTGGCATATGCGTCTGGGACATATGAGTCACCATGGTATGACCGAATTGATGAGAAGAAACCtactggatggctgcacttcgagtaaaatgaagttttgtgagcaCTGTATTTTCGGGAAacataaaagggtacgtttcaacACTTCTGTTCACACCACTAAAGGTACTCTTGATTATATTCATGCTGATTTATGGGGGCCTTCTCGTAAGCCCTCGCTTGGTGGTGCTCGTTACATGCTCacaattattgatgattactccAGAAGAGTgtggccttattttctgaaacagaaagatgatacCT containing:
- the LOC101757933 gene encoding thylakoid lumenal 16.5 kDa protein, chloroplastic-like; the protein is MEQSGVCGYLQDLIYKLSKVGQAIDKDDLPAANSVLGPSTDAQWVQNINAAFSKFSSSPEERSTVDSFNASLASLFTSVNKFDVGSSKSVFVSSATALEKWIALARLSGQLKGF